From Macrobrachium nipponense isolate FS-2020 chromosome 48, ASM1510439v2, whole genome shotgun sequence, a single genomic window includes:
- the LOC135205131 gene encoding uncharacterized protein LOC135205131 encodes MRSAQLLSVMCAYLCFARQPGALSVSTKGVFITTGPEYNDVIPDDPPLSIDSAYECGRQCAGTEECTSFLMEPSKRLCHLSKLNRCVTKDNILVKRPGFYYYEVLPHDETNSTETCFALCLKEQSCGDCGRPHCTGKFCDICTSYCWDIPGGYNGSIFLWSDELARVKKRCFNTWEALYTSGVDDLGSVSTPRIPVRLRLKVMYQSGQSVSSDFESMELAEGKLTVGKYIKGPAGNYWKAPFQDRLRTSYPNTTCRAFFYEDLDSCQLRGEQEIQFDEDGNVLKQGFVWLTPDPELNSQLVTGIEFWIQKI; translated from the exons ATGCGCAGTGCGCAGCTTCTGTCGGTCATGTGCGCATACTTGTGCTTCGCCAGGCAGCCAGGGGCGCTATCTGTATCCACCAAGGGCGTCTTCATAACGACAGGGCCTGAGTATAATGACGTCATTCCCGATG ATCCACCCTTGAGCATAGACTCTGCCTATGAATGTGGCAGGCAATGTGCGGGAACCGAAGAATGTACGTCCTTTTTAATGGAGCCAAGTAAGAGGCTCTGCCATCTGTCAAAACTCAATCGCTGTGTAACTAAAGACAATATACTCGTTAAACGGCCTG GTTTCTATTACTACGAGGTTTTACCCCACGACGAAACCAACTCCACGGAAACCTGCTTCGCCCTTTGCCTCAAGGAGCAATCTTGCGGGGACTGCGGACGCCCACATTGCACGGGGAAGTTTTGTGACATCTGCACCAGCTACTGTTGGGACATCCCAGGGGGTTACAACGGCTCCATCTTTCTCTGGAGCGACGAGCTGGCCAGAGTGAAGAAGAGGTGCTTTAACACGTGGGAGGCCTTGTATACCTCAGGTGTAGACGACTTGGGATCGGTGTCCACTCCGAGGATTCCAGTGAGGCTCCGCCTCAAGGTCATGTACCAGTCAGGCCAGTCGGTGTCTTCGGACTTCGAATCGATGGAGCTTGCCGAGGGCAAGCTAACAGTCGGGAAGTACATAAAAGGGCCAGCTGGGAATTACTGGAAAGCTCCCTTCCAGGATCGGCTGAGGACCTCCTATCCCAACACCACCTGCAGAGCCTTCTTCTACGAGGATCTGGACTCCTGCCAGCTCAGAGGCGAACAGGAAATACAATTCGACGAAGATGGGAACGTCCTCAAACAGGGCTTCGTTTGGCTGACTCCGGATCCGGAACTCAACAGTCAGTTAGTGACAGGGATAGAATTCTGGATACAGAAGATATGA